The genomic segment GGAGCAACTGGAAGTTTTAAATAGTGGAATGACTTGCGGCCCGGATGGGTGCAAAATATAAGAAAAAATTTCGATTTTATATATTGGTATTAGAAAAAGTTTGAAATTAAGAAAGAGGAAAATTATGACAATACTTACAACGCCACTGAAAATCAATAAATTAACTTTAAAGAATCGTCTGGTAATGCCGCCAATGGCATTAGCAAACCTGGAGGATGGATATGTAAACGAAAAGCTGCTGGCTTATTATGATGAAAAATCGAAAGATAGCGCTTTTGGGTTAGTTATCATTGAACATAGTTACATTGCAAGAGAAGGTCGGGCTAAACCTACACAGCTTTCCGTTGCTACAGATGATGTGGTTGGTGGTCTGAAAAAACTTGCAGATATTATTCACAGCAACGGTTCTAAGACATTTATGCAGATTAATCATTCGGGCAGTTACATTCGTGGAGAGGGTGAAAATCCGCCTTGTGTTGCTCCATCAGCTGTGCCGCATCCAATTGGAGGTTTAACACCACGAGCGCTGATGAAAGAAGAAATAAAAAAGCTTCCTGGACTATACAGGGCGGCAGCACGCCGTGTGAAAGCAGCTGGTTTTGACGGTGTCGAAATTCACTCGGCTCACAGCTATTTATTAAATCAGTTTTTTTCACCACTCACTAATAAACGAACGGATGAATACGGTGGAACATTAGAAAATCGTATTCGTTTGCATTTAGAAGTCATCAAGGAAGTCCGTGATGAAGTTGGAAAAGACTATCCAGTAATGTTGCGTCTTGGTGCTTGTGATTTTACAGAAGGTGGTATTACTGTAGAGGATAGTATCTTTGCAGCAAAAGCATTTGAGAAGGCTGGGATTGATGCTATTGACATTACGGGAAGTATGCAGGGTTACACATCTGCTGGCGGCAATACGGGAGAAGGATATTTTTCTGTCATGAGTAGACCGATTAAGGAAGCAATATCAATTCCGGTAATACTGACTGGAGGTATTGTAACAGCAGCCGGAGCGGAAAGTATGTTAAAAAAGTGTAATGCTGATTTAATAGGTGTAGGGCGTATGGTAATGAAAGACTCACATTGGGCAAAAAAAGCGTTAGATGAGCTATGCAAATGATCAATAGTTCCAATGCCGGTAGAATTGGAAGGTAAAATGATATATACGGTGCCAGTTACAGGCGTTTTTATAACAAATATGTATTTTTTGATTGATGAAAAAACAAAACACGGATTTTTAATCGACCCAGGTGCAAGTGCAGATTTGATTCTACAGGTAATTAAAAGATATGGCTTTCAAATAGAAAAAATACTAATTACTCATGGGCATTTTGATCATATTGGTGCAGCTGAAATAGTCAGTAACAAACTGCGAGCTCCGATTTATATCCATGAAAAAGGAAAGCGTTATATTACTGATCCTATATGGAATTTGTCGGAAGAAAGTGGATTAAAAGTAGTTTTAAGAGATGTGCAGTATTTAAATCATGGAGATGTGATTTCTTTAGAATCAAATCCTAACATAATGGTTCATGTGATTTATGTCCCTGGTCATACAACAGACAGTATAGTATTTTACAGCAAAGAAGAGAAGGCTGCATTTGTGGGAGACAGTATTTTTAAGGGAAGCTTAGGAAGAAGTGATTTTTATGGAGGAGATGAAGTGCAGTTATTTACAGAGGTGATTACAAAAATTTTAACTTTACCAGAAGACACAGTCCTTTATTCCGGGCACAGTGAACCCACAACAGTAGGGATTGAAAGAGCTCGAATCTATAAAAAAGTGGTTGAGTGATGGGCCGTACAATTACTTACAATCCTAGAAATAGTTGCAAAATAAACATGTTTAGTATAAGGATAAGCATAGCGAGTGGGGAATGTTTTTCAGAAATATATCCTGCTGCCAAGTGAATACCAGATTTAATACGACATCCTTTTTGTATCCGCAAGGCACGTCGAGACGGTAGTATTGATGTCAAGGGTAAAAGAATGAATGTCAAAAAGAACCTAAGTGCATGGGAGCGGTAAGAATCAATGAGAACAAATGATTATCTATTCTCGATGCCAACTATCATAAGTGAAGGATGTTCTACTAGGTTATAATCAATAGGTGAAAATAGACGACTATAAAATTCATGAGTCGCCCGAACATAGGGACGGGTTGGGAAGCTGGGGTTTTGTTTTACCACATTACCCCGTTGTCCGTTGCTTAAGCGGATACCGGTACCGGTTGGATAGGGAGTTATGCATTTAGAAAAAACATTCTGCACTAATTTAGGTTCAAAGAGCCTATCAGAATTAGCAATTAAATATTCATAAGCCTCATAAGGTTGATGAGCGTTACGATAAATCCTTTTGCTGGTAAGTGCTTCGTAAACATCCGCAACAGCTGCTAGTCTCCCATACTCATGGATTTGAGTTCCTTTTAATCCCCTGGGATAGCCGCTGCCATCCCAGCGTTCCTGATGTTGTAGCGCAACATGAGCTGAAACTATATTGATATCACTGTTTTTTCTTAGAATCTCGAACCCGTATTCCGAATGCTTCTTGATCTCATCAAACTCCTCCTGCGTCAAAGGCCCTATTTTATTGAAGATTTCTGATGGAACCTTGATCTTCCCTACATCATGCATGAGCGCACCCATTCCGAGTTCTAATAATTTGTCATCTGACCAACGCATATAAATCCCCATAATCAAAGCAATAATCGTAGTATTTACAGAATGATGAAAGGTATAATCATCATACCCCTGAATCTCAATTACATTACCTAGCAATCCTTTGTTACCAAGAAGGTCGCTAATGATATTTCGAACAGCACTCTTTACCTCATCTAACTTACCTGAAACAAGCCGTGACTCATCGATATTCTTATTTATATTTTGAATAGCTGCATAAGCAACTTCACGAGTTTTTAAGGACACAGCTGAAGTAATCTCAACATCTTCAAAAGTAGCATCCTCGATAAACATTGTATCTAAACCCAGGCGAGCTAATTTATCAATATAACTTCTTGATAGTGCTATTCCTGCCTGTAAAAGTACTTTGCCATTAGGAGCTACCAAAGGTCTAGCAAGCACAGAACCTTCATCTACATAAGCAATATTTACCAAACGCATTAATAATACTCCTGTTCCATTTGTAATTATTCCTAATAATGCAACAAATTGATAGCATATACAAATTCGTCAAGTTTTTTCCAATTCCTTTTATAATTTATTTATCTCAGTATATTTTTCCTAAAAAGAACAGAATTTGAAAGTATATAATGTTACAACTTTGTGCCTCCATATTTTTTAATGATTTCATTACATAGATGATCAAGATCGTAATTCCTAATCGGAATTGATACTATTTCAATTAACATAGACTAGTTATTGCCCTAAAGATTAAAGGATTCAAGTAAATACTTTATGTTAGCAGTCTAAAGGAGCGGGTAGTAGGATAAAATAACTATGGAACAAAATAGTTTATACGTAAGATCTTTTACTTAATGGGGA from the Desulfitobacterium metallireducens DSM 15288 genome contains:
- a CDS encoding NADH:flavin oxidoreductase; this encodes MTILTTPLKINKLTLKNRLVMPPMALANLEDGYVNEKLLAYYDEKSKDSAFGLVIIEHSYIAREGRAKPTQLSVATDDVVGGLKKLADIIHSNGSKTFMQINHSGSYIRGEGENPPCVAPSAVPHPIGGLTPRALMKEEIKKLPGLYRAAARRVKAAGFDGVEIHSAHSYLLNQFFSPLTNKRTDEYGGTLENRIRLHLEVIKEVRDEVGKDYPVMLRLGACDFTEGGITVEDSIFAAKAFEKAGIDAIDITGSMQGYTSAGGNTGEGYFSVMSRPIKEAISIPVILTGGIVTAAGAESMLKKCNADLIGVGRMVMKDSHWAKKALDELCK
- a CDS encoding HD-GYP domain-containing protein, which gives rise to MRLVNIAYVDEGSVLARPLVAPNGKVLLQAGIALSRSYIDKLARLGLDTMFIEDATFEDVEITSAVSLKTREVAYAAIQNINKNIDESRLVSGKLDEVKSAVRNIISDLLGNKGLLGNVIEIQGYDDYTFHHSVNTTIIALIMGIYMRWSDDKLLELGMGALMHDVGKIKVPSEIFNKIGPLTQEEFDEIKKHSEYGFEILRKNSDINIVSAHVALQHQERWDGSGYPRGLKGTQIHEYGRLAAVADVYEALTSKRIYRNAHQPYEAYEYLIANSDRLFEPKLVQNVFSKCITPYPTGTGIRLSNGQRGNVVKQNPSFPTRPYVRATHEFYSRLFSPIDYNLVEHPSLMIVGIENR
- a CDS encoding MBL fold metallo-hydrolase — encoded protein: MPVELEGKMIYTVPVTGVFITNMYFLIDEKTKHGFLIDPGASADLILQVIKRYGFQIEKILITHGHFDHIGAAEIVSNKLRAPIYIHEKGKRYITDPIWNLSEESGLKVVLRDVQYLNHGDVISLESNPNIMVHVIYVPGHTTDSIVFYSKEEKAAFVGDSIFKGSLGRSDFYGGDEVQLFTEVITKILTLPEDTVLYSGHSEPTTVGIERARIYKKVVE